One genomic window of Hymenobacter sp. J193 includes the following:
- a CDS encoding ATP-binding protein — MKNAIRISCERSNLKVVRDFVSEYLAALGQSELRVNQIVLAVDEIVANIVIHANTEDASKHLDVRLNVENQVFQIELRDQGSSYSPASYQEPNMPEYIQQGRKGGMGMALVNRLMDRVEFTQHGGYNICRLYKQLA; from the coding sequence ATGAAGAACGCCATCCGCATCAGTTGCGAACGTAGCAACCTGAAGGTAGTGCGCGACTTCGTGTCCGAATACCTCGCCGCGCTGGGCCAGAGTGAGTTGCGCGTCAATCAGATTGTGCTGGCCGTGGATGAAATCGTGGCTAACATCGTGATTCATGCCAACACCGAAGATGCCAGCAAGCACCTGGACGTGCGCCTGAACGTGGAAAACCAGGTTTTCCAGATTGAACTGCGCGACCAGGGCTCTTCCTACTCTCCGGCTTCGTACCAGGAGCCCAACATGCCGGAGTACATCCAGCAGGGCCGCAAGGGGGGTATGGGCATGGCCCTGGTAAACCGCCTGATGGACCGGGTGGAGTTTACGCAGCACGGCGGCTACAACATCTGCCGCCTCTACAAGCAACTTGCCTGA
- a CDS encoding STAS domain-containing protein, whose translation MKITQTPSDTTLTLVLDGELDASSSVLLDTELSNPTVLQYQKVLIDCQRLNYISSAGLGVFISHLQRFQDAGVKLVFFNMQEKVHNVFEILGLDSLMTIVPSVTEAAAL comes from the coding sequence ATGAAAATAACTCAAACCCCTTCGGACACCACGCTTACGCTAGTGCTTGACGGTGAATTAGATGCCAGCTCGTCGGTTTTGCTTGATACGGAGCTTTCCAACCCGACAGTGCTGCAGTACCAGAAAGTACTCATCGACTGCCAGCGGCTCAACTATATTTCTTCGGCCGGGTTAGGCGTGTTTATCTCGCACCTGCAGCGCTTTCAGGATGCCGGCGTGAAGCTGGTATTCTTCAACATGCAGGAGAAAGTGCACAACGTATTCGAAATTCTGGGCCTGGATAGTCTGATGACTATTGTGCCCTCGGTAACCGAGGCCGCCGCACTCTGA
- a CDS encoding PP2C family protein-serine/threonine phosphatase gives MMLMRTGGIPLQLSIPNWALLLTQGIFAGAVFVYRRYQPDPLRGTDFVGLLRRLLLGPGLLATICVGLHLVQRLTASQPSNPAFFTVVYGLNLGLFIVFLAYTCYAWRALVLFRAPQLVHKQWLWFELILGATLLLRLLNIAMPPMLAGIILGGVAAFGVYLSTHQRWVAYLNRRQKFVVIMLQLALLLSLGIFCVYFLRIQFDPLLVAPEPQHAFLMLTVFFAAFYALMGMLVTLFNLPTAGVFEQKREEMLNMQRLTQEIQRGQTEAEIYQTLLDAAVQTLDADAAWLRVDNSPGYLGQLHNIEAEQAEAVGALLDSYSITEIDYLNNDLGSSTGFQQLNLSFNSLLMMPLRSQKHLYGALFLFREPRQGFERENLSVLQTFVSQTMLSVENLQLTQAAIQNERYKEELKLASSVQDSLIPKTLPTDNWFEISSHAQAAREVGGDFYDFLHLPGRRLAILIGDVSGKGVTAAFHMAQMKGIFHALMQENPLAKDDKDRFPLPSKFMAMANRALVHCLEASSFITASLYIVDYENGGFVFARAGHCHTLYYHSLKEEVSYFRSTGLGLGIIRTDGYEKHIKNQFYDYNPGDVMVIYTDGIVEARDGNKDEYGEERLLAMLEKTYYLEADQIKQAILDDLNEFSYGQPIHDDQTLLVIKFKTSQPTSPA, from the coding sequence ATGATGCTGATGCGTACCGGCGGCATTCCGCTGCAGCTCTCCATCCCCAACTGGGCGTTGCTACTGACGCAGGGCATATTCGCCGGCGCGGTGTTCGTGTACCGCCGTTACCAGCCCGACCCCTTGCGCGGCACCGATTTCGTGGGGCTGCTGCGGCGGCTGTTGCTGGGCCCCGGCCTGCTGGCTACCATCTGCGTGGGCCTGCACCTGGTCCAGCGCCTCACGGCTTCCCAGCCTTCCAACCCTGCCTTCTTCACGGTTGTCTATGGCCTGAACCTGGGTTTGTTCATCGTGTTTCTGGCGTATACCTGCTACGCCTGGCGGGCCTTGGTGCTGTTTCGGGCACCGCAGCTGGTGCATAAGCAGTGGCTGTGGTTTGAGCTGATTCTGGGCGCTACCCTGCTGCTGCGCCTGCTCAATATTGCTATGCCGCCGATGCTGGCCGGTATTATTCTGGGCGGCGTAGCGGCGTTTGGCGTGTACCTGAGCACGCACCAGCGCTGGGTGGCTTACCTCAACCGCCGCCAGAAGTTCGTGGTGATTATGCTGCAGCTGGCGCTGCTGCTTTCCCTGGGTATCTTCTGCGTGTACTTCCTGCGCATTCAGTTCGACCCGCTGCTGGTAGCGCCCGAGCCCCAGCACGCATTCCTGATGCTTACGGTGTTCTTCGCCGCGTTTTATGCGCTCATGGGCATGCTCGTGACGCTGTTCAACCTGCCCACGGCGGGCGTGTTTGAGCAGAAGCGCGAGGAAATGCTGAACATGCAGCGCCTCACTCAGGAAATCCAGCGCGGCCAGACGGAAGCCGAAATCTACCAGACCCTGCTGGACGCCGCCGTGCAAACCCTCGATGCCGACGCCGCCTGGCTGCGCGTGGACAACTCGCCCGGCTACCTGGGCCAGCTGCACAACATAGAAGCCGAGCAGGCCGAAGCCGTGGGGGCGCTGCTGGACTCGTACAGCATAACCGAAATAGACTACCTCAACAATGACCTGGGCAGCAGCACGGGCTTCCAGCAGCTGAATCTATCATTCAACTCTCTGCTGATGATGCCGCTCCGCTCCCAGAAACACCTGTATGGGGCTTTGTTTCTGTTTCGGGAGCCGCGCCAAGGCTTTGAGCGCGAAAACCTGAGCGTGCTGCAGACCTTCGTCAGTCAGACGATGCTCAGCGTGGAAAACCTCCAGCTCACCCAGGCCGCCATCCAGAACGAGCGGTACAAGGAAGAGCTGAAGCTGGCCAGCTCGGTGCAGGACAGCCTTATTCCGAAGACCCTGCCTACCGACAACTGGTTTGAAATCAGCTCCCACGCCCAGGCAGCCCGGGAAGTAGGCGGCGACTTCTACGACTTTCTGCATTTGCCGGGCCGCCGCCTGGCCATTCTCATTGGCGACGTATCGGGCAAGGGCGTAACGGCGGCCTTCCACATGGCCCAGATGAAAGGCATTTTCCACGCGCTGATGCAGGAAAACCCGCTGGCCAAGGACGATAAGGACCGGTTCCCGCTGCCCAGCAAGTTTATGGCTATGGCCAACCGGGCGCTGGTTCACTGCCTCGAGGCATCTTCCTTCATCACGGCCTCGCTCTACATCGTCGACTATGAGAACGGGGGCTTTGTGTTTGCGCGGGCCGGCCACTGCCATACGCTCTACTACCACTCCCTGAAGGAAGAGGTATCGTACTTCCGCTCTACGGGCCTCGGTTTGGGTATCATTCGGACCGATGGGTACGAAAAGCACATCAAAAACCAATTCTACGACTATAACCCCGGCGACGTGATGGTGATTTACACCGACGGCATCGTGGAAGCCCGCGACGGGAACAAGGATGAGTACGGGGAAGAGCGCCTGCTGGCTATGCTGGAAAAGACGTATTACCTGGAAGCCGACCAGATCAAGCAGGCCATTCTCGACGACCTCAACGAGTTCAGCTACGGCCAGCCCATCCACGATGACCAGACCCTGCTGGTTATTAAGTTCAAAACGTCCCAACCCACTAGTCCAGCTTAA
- the guaB gene encoding IMP dehydrogenase — MADYAAKIAFEALTYDDVLLLPGYSETLPRDADPSSRLTRNIQLKLPFVSAAMDTVTEADMAIAMAQEGGIGIIHKNMSIKAQAELVRRVKRSESGMILDPFTLQETATLADAKKLMRHHNIGGIPIVDEQRHLKGILTNRDLRFEKDMARSVTSVMTPLPLVTAKAGTELADAEDILQDSKVEKLPVIDAEGRLVGLITYKDIRKRRRTPNACKDELGRLRVGAAVGVTADLMDRIGALVEAGVDVVSVDTAHGHSKGVLDAVRAIKQQFPKLEVIAGNVATAEGARALADAGADAVKVGVGPGSICTTRIIAGIGVPQLSAVLEAARGLEGTGVPLIADGGIKYSGDVVKALAAGAGTIMIGSLLAGTEEAPGEVTLFEGRKYKSYRGMGSVEAMEEGSKDRYFQDAEDDVKKLVPEGIVGRVPYKGMASEVLYQLAGGLRAGMGYCGAATIEALQTARFVRITGAGLRESHPHDVQITREAPNYSSR, encoded by the coding sequence ATGGCTGATTACGCTGCCAAAATTGCCTTCGAGGCGCTTACCTACGACGACGTCCTGCTGCTGCCCGGTTACTCGGAAACGCTGCCCCGCGACGCCGACCCCAGCTCCCGGCTCACCCGCAACATCCAGCTCAAACTCCCGTTCGTATCGGCGGCCATGGATACCGTGACCGAAGCCGACATGGCCATTGCCATGGCCCAGGAAGGCGGCATCGGCATCATCCACAAGAACATGAGCATCAAGGCCCAGGCCGAGCTGGTGCGCCGCGTGAAACGCTCCGAGAGCGGCATGATTCTCGACCCCTTCACCCTACAGGAAACTGCCACCCTGGCCGACGCCAAGAAGCTGATGCGCCACCACAACATTGGCGGCATTCCCATTGTGGACGAGCAGCGGCACCTGAAGGGCATCCTCACCAACCGTGACCTGCGCTTCGAGAAAGACATGGCCCGCTCCGTGACGTCGGTGATGACACCCCTGCCTCTGGTAACGGCCAAAGCCGGCACCGAACTGGCCGACGCCGAAGACATCCTGCAGGACTCGAAAGTGGAGAAGCTGCCCGTGATTGATGCGGAGGGACGCCTCGTGGGCCTCATTACTTATAAGGATATCCGCAAGCGCCGCCGCACGCCCAATGCCTGCAAAGACGAGCTGGGCCGCCTGCGGGTGGGCGCCGCCGTAGGCGTCACAGCTGATCTGATGGACCGCATTGGCGCTCTGGTAGAAGCGGGCGTGGATGTGGTGAGCGTAGACACCGCCCACGGCCACAGCAAAGGGGTGCTCGACGCAGTACGCGCCATCAAGCAGCAGTTTCCGAAGCTCGAAGTCATTGCCGGCAACGTGGCCACCGCCGAAGGGGCCCGGGCCCTGGCCGACGCGGGCGCCGACGCCGTGAAGGTGGGCGTGGGCCCTGGCTCCATCTGCACCACCCGTATCATTGCCGGCATTGGGGTGCCCCAGCTCTCGGCCGTGCTCGAAGCGGCCCGCGGCCTCGAAGGCACCGGCGTACCCCTCATTGCCGACGGCGGCATCAAGTACTCCGGCGACGTGGTGAAGGCCCTGGCCGCCGGCGCCGGCACTATTATGATTGGCTCTTTGCTGGCCGGCACCGAGGAGGCTCCCGGCGAAGTGACGCTATTTGAGGGCCGCAAGTACAAAAGCTACCGCGGCATGGGCTCGGTAGAAGCTATGGAAGAAGGCTCCAAGGACCGCTACTTCCAGGATGCCGAAGACGACGTGAAGAAGCTGGTGCCCGAGGGCATTGTGGGCCGCGTGCCCTACAAGGGCATGGCCAGTGAGGTGCTCTACCAGCTGGCCGGCGGCCTGCGCGCCGGCATGGGCTACTGCGGCGCCGCCACCATTGAGGCACTGCAAACCGCCCGCTTCGTACGCATCACCGGGGCCGGCCTGCGCGAGTCGCACCCCCACGATGTGCAGATTACCCGGGAAGCACCTAATTATAGCAGCCGGTAA
- a CDS encoding oxidoreductase, whose amino-acid sequence MATPKTWFITGVSTGFGKELAEYCLSQGDSVAATFRQPAQAEEFSQKDSTRARGFVCDVVNEQQVQQAVQDAIQFFGHLDVVVNNAGYGSLGSIEEIDEAEVQRQFDVNVFGPLRVLRAVLPHLRERRSGHVLNITSIGGLKTFPGVGVYNASKFALEAIGESLAQQVAPLGIKVTNIEPSGFRTEWAGSSATYVDTAIEDYRATVGENLKGIQGYSGRQPGDPQRAARIMFEVVRQENPPLHLPLGKAAVKGARDKFTALVQELASVADLGDSADYPAGE is encoded by the coding sequence ATGGCAACTCCTAAAACTTGGTTTATTACCGGCGTCAGCACCGGTTTCGGCAAAGAGCTGGCCGAATACTGCCTTAGCCAGGGCGACTCCGTGGCCGCTACCTTCCGCCAGCCAGCGCAGGCCGAGGAATTCTCCCAAAAAGACAGCACCCGTGCCCGCGGCTTCGTGTGCGACGTGGTGAATGAGCAGCAGGTGCAGCAGGCCGTGCAGGACGCTATTCAGTTTTTCGGTCACCTCGATGTGGTGGTCAACAACGCTGGCTACGGCTCCCTGGGCAGCATTGAGGAAATCGACGAGGCGGAGGTGCAGCGCCAGTTCGACGTGAACGTGTTCGGCCCGTTGCGGGTGCTGCGAGCCGTGCTGCCCCACCTGCGCGAGCGGCGCAGCGGGCATGTGCTCAACATCACCAGCATTGGTGGCCTCAAAACGTTTCCCGGCGTGGGCGTCTACAACGCCAGCAAGTTCGCCCTCGAAGCCATTGGGGAAAGCCTGGCCCAGCAGGTGGCGCCACTGGGCATCAAAGTCACCAACATCGAGCCCAGCGGCTTCCGCACGGAGTGGGCCGGCTCCTCGGCCACCTACGTGGATACGGCCATTGAAGACTACCGCGCCACCGTGGGCGAAAACCTGAAAGGCATCCAGGGCTACAGCGGCCGCCAGCCCGGCGACCCGCAGCGCGCCGCCCGCATCATGTTTGAGGTAGTGCGCCAGGAAAATCCGCCCCTGCACCTGCCCCTGGGCAAAGCCGCCGTGAAAGGCGCCCGCGACAAGTTCACCGCCCTGGTGCAGGAACTGGCCAGCGTAGCCGACCTCGGAGACTCCGCCGATTACCCGGCCGGGGAGTAA
- a CDS encoding FRG domain-containing protein has product MLPTLNDLVVNSWADLQQALFRDTWDGRIGRYRSPFVYRGLRSKEWALTTSLQRLGGEYGQLENHLLRNFRKYARDFSQPGTSVWNWLALAQHHGLPTRMLDWTYSPYVALHFATDDLEAYDQDGVIWAIDYVKAAEFLPAGLRAALRTEGSNVFTPELLEPLCTTLRDLEMLQQEPFLLFLEPPSLDARIVHQYALFSLMNSAQATLHEWLEQHPELFFRILIPARLKWEVRDKLDQAGITERVLFPGLGGLSRWLHRHYTPTSKQSQNPTDIDSLSG; this is encoded by the coding sequence GTGCTTCCCACGCTCAACGACCTCGTAGTAAATTCCTGGGCTGATCTGCAGCAGGCCCTGTTTCGCGACACCTGGGACGGGCGCATTGGCCGCTACCGCTCCCCGTTTGTATACCGGGGGCTGCGCTCCAAGGAGTGGGCCCTCACCACCAGCCTGCAACGGCTGGGCGGCGAGTACGGGCAGCTGGAAAACCACTTGCTGCGCAACTTCCGCAAGTATGCCCGCGACTTCAGCCAGCCCGGCACCTCCGTGTGGAACTGGCTGGCCCTGGCCCAGCACCACGGCCTGCCCACCCGCATGCTCGACTGGACGTATTCGCCGTACGTGGCCCTGCACTTCGCCACCGACGACCTGGAGGCCTACGACCAGGATGGCGTTATCTGGGCCATTGACTATGTGAAAGCGGCCGAGTTTCTGCCCGCCGGTCTGCGCGCGGCTTTGCGCACCGAAGGCTCCAACGTGTTTACGCCCGAGCTGCTGGAGCCTCTCTGCACCACCCTGCGCGACCTGGAAATGCTGCAGCAGGAGCCGTTTCTGCTGTTTCTGGAGCCCCCGTCGCTCGATGCCCGCATTGTGCACCAATATGCGCTGTTTTCGTTGATGAACTCGGCCCAGGCTACGCTGCATGAATGGCTGGAGCAGCACCCCGAGCTTTTCTTCCGCATCCTCATCCCGGCCCGCCTGAAGTGGGAAGTGCGCGACAAGCTCGATCAGGCCGGTATTACGGAGCGGGTGCTGTTTCCCGGGCTGGGTGGCCTCAGCCGCTGGCTGCACCGCCACTACACTCCCACGTCCAAGCAGAGCCAGAATCCGACTGATATCGACTCTTTATCTGGTTAG
- a CDS encoding DUF2490 domain-containing protein, giving the protein MFRLLRLLLVLSLSWALPYAGLAQRTTTSAPVMGAEVGRQMWGQLATEARLTERWGAFTEVQLRHSSASRLPRQNIVRAGLAFYPAACLQLSAGYSYGQFYQAAPSSEARLLPEHRVYQQVLLRDYNSAVRMQHRYRMEQRWMHHAEGPQYGYGSRARYQLRLERALRRDPKLEPGTPYVAASDELFFNLGRNARQQFLAQNRAYLALGYQAARYTALEIGYLYQVGQLDEYPETERNHTLQLALNFTPDFRNQPAKQ; this is encoded by the coding sequence ATGTTTCGTCTGCTGCGTCTGCTGCTTGTTCTGAGCCTGAGCTGGGCACTGCCGTATGCGGGGTTAGCCCAACGAACCACTACCAGCGCGCCGGTAATGGGCGCCGAGGTAGGCCGTCAGATGTGGGGGCAACTGGCCACGGAAGCCCGCCTGACGGAGCGGTGGGGTGCTTTCACCGAAGTTCAGCTCCGGCACAGCAGCGCCAGTCGGCTGCCGCGTCAGAACATTGTGCGGGCAGGATTGGCATTTTACCCGGCGGCGTGCCTGCAATTATCGGCGGGCTACTCCTACGGGCAATTTTATCAAGCAGCGCCTTCCTCGGAGGCCCGACTACTGCCTGAGCACCGCGTGTACCAGCAGGTACTGCTGCGTGACTATAACAGCGCCGTGCGCATGCAGCACCGCTACCGCATGGAGCAGCGCTGGATGCACCACGCCGAAGGCCCGCAGTACGGCTACGGCAGCCGGGCCCGCTACCAGCTGCGGCTGGAACGCGCCCTGCGCCGTGACCCCAAGCTGGAGCCCGGTACGCCTTACGTAGCAGCTTCCGATGAGCTGTTTTTCAACCTGGGCCGCAACGCCCGGCAGCAGTTTCTGGCTCAGAACCGCGCCTATCTGGCGCTGGGCTACCAGGCCGCCCGCTACACGGCACTGGAAATCGGCTACCTCTACCAGGTGGGTCAGTTGGATGAGTATCCCGAAACCGAGCGAAACCACACGCTCCAATTGGCCCTCAACTTCACCCCTGATTTCCGCAATCAGCCCGCCAAGCAATAA
- a CDS encoding ATP-dependent helicase C-terminal domain-containing protein — MPPPLSRTELEEYFAEQIETRDEVRWDEALGRVTARRLRRLGALVLSDANLPNPAPEALSAALLEALQAAGTARLPWPETAVHLRERLGFLHQLQPENWPDVSDEALLAELEEWLGPHLTGIKSLAELSRVDFAEALLSRLPGGWSQRQELDRLAPSHLEVPTGSRIRLDYSDPAAPVLAVRLQEVFGLLDTPTVGGGRVPLTLHLLSPGYRPAQVTRDLRSFWTSSYFDVRKELRGRYPKHYWPENPLEAQAIRGTKKQNGL, encoded by the coding sequence TTGCCGCCCCCCCTTTCCCGGACTGAGCTGGAAGAGTATTTCGCCGAGCAAATCGAAACCAGGGACGAAGTGCGCTGGGATGAAGCCCTCGGCCGCGTAACGGCCCGCCGCCTGCGCCGCCTGGGGGCATTGGTGCTGTCGGATGCGAATCTGCCTAATCCTGCCCCGGAGGCCCTTTCGGCCGCTTTGCTGGAGGCACTGCAAGCCGCAGGCACCGCCCGCCTTCCCTGGCCGGAAACGGCGGTGCATTTGCGGGAGCGACTAGGGTTTCTGCACCAACTGCAGCCCGAAAACTGGCCCGACGTTTCGGACGAGGCCTTGCTGGCAGAGTTGGAAGAGTGGCTGGGCCCGCACCTGACCGGTATAAAGTCATTAGCGGAGCTAAGCCGCGTGGACTTTGCGGAAGCCCTGCTCAGCCGCTTGCCGGGCGGCTGGAGCCAACGTCAGGAGCTGGACCGTCTGGCTCCCTCTCACCTCGAAGTGCCCACCGGCTCCCGCATCCGCCTCGACTACTCCGACCCAGCCGCGCCAGTGCTGGCAGTGCGGCTGCAGGAAGTGTTCGGGCTGCTGGATACGCCTACCGTGGGTGGCGGCCGGGTGCCGCTCACCCTGCACCTGCTTTCCCCCGGCTACCGCCCCGCCCAGGTCACGCGCGACCTGCGCAGCTTCTGGACCAGCAGCTACTTTGATGTGCGCAAGGAGCTGCGCGGGCGCTACCCCAAGCATTACTGGCCCGAAAACCCCTTAGAGGCCCAGGCCATCCGGGGCACGAAAAAGCAGAACGGGCTATAA
- the hrpB gene encoding ATP-dependent helicase HrpB, whose protein sequence is MRLPDLPIQEALPELLATLQTHSTAVLQAPPGAGKTTIVPLALLAAPWRQDGRIIVLEPRRLAARAAATRMAQLLGEPVGHTVGYRMRLESKVSKHTRIEVVTEVLLTRQLQDDPSLEGVAAVLFDEFHERSLQADLGLALALDAQSVLRPDLRILVMSATLDADRLGAWLGAPVVRSQGRMFPVETHYLSPQRAATVSRRPHEKLQDLAPAIIREALAQHPTGDVLVFLPGLADQRRVAEKLATLPASIDVHTLHGELPAEQQDAALRPAPAGRRKVVLATSIAETSLTIEGVTMVVDGGYARVPRFELRSGLTTLGTEPVSQAAADQRRGRAGRLGPGTCYRLWTEAEFRELPHHLAPEILTADLSSLALELALWGTRDASTLRWLDAPPAPALAQARDLLVRLQALTAEGLPTAHGRALAGLGLAPRLAHLVVRGQEIGHGATACALAALLTERDILRPADGSYGPPDLRLRLEALHTGRAPLPGLMPDAGAVRRVREAAAVLRSRVQAKGTIEPDTAGLLAALAYPDRLAQRETPERVRLVTGQRATLPTEFFSQQDVFFAVAALEGLVAQPRAGLAAPPFPD, encoded by the coding sequence ATGCGCCTCCCCGACCTCCCCATCCAAGAAGCCCTGCCGGAGCTGCTGGCCACGCTGCAAACCCACAGCACGGCCGTGCTGCAGGCTCCGCCGGGCGCCGGCAAAACCACCATCGTACCATTGGCGCTGCTGGCGGCCCCGTGGCGGCAGGACGGGCGCATCATCGTATTGGAGCCGCGCCGGCTGGCAGCCCGCGCCGCTGCTACCCGCATGGCCCAGCTACTGGGCGAGCCGGTAGGCCACACCGTCGGCTACCGAATGCGCCTGGAAAGCAAAGTCTCGAAGCACACGCGCATTGAAGTGGTGACGGAAGTACTGCTGACGCGCCAGCTCCAGGACGACCCTTCATTGGAAGGTGTGGCGGCGGTGCTATTCGATGAGTTTCACGAGCGTAGCCTGCAGGCCGACCTGGGACTGGCCCTGGCCCTGGATGCGCAAAGCGTACTGCGACCCGACCTGCGCATTCTGGTGATGTCGGCCACGCTGGACGCCGACCGGCTGGGCGCCTGGCTGGGGGCGCCGGTGGTACGCAGCCAGGGCCGCATGTTCCCCGTGGAAACGCACTACCTGAGTCCGCAGCGGGCCGCCACCGTTTCGCGCCGCCCCCACGAAAAGCTCCAGGACCTCGCCCCCGCCATCATCCGCGAGGCCCTGGCTCAGCATCCTACTGGCGACGTACTAGTGTTTCTGCCCGGCCTGGCCGACCAGCGCCGCGTGGCCGAAAAGCTGGCGACTTTGCCCGCTTCCATCGACGTGCACACCCTGCATGGTGAGCTGCCGGCCGAGCAGCAGGACGCCGCCCTGCGCCCCGCCCCGGCCGGTCGCCGCAAAGTGGTACTGGCCACCAGCATTGCCGAAACCAGCCTGACCATTGAGGGCGTCACGATGGTGGTGGATGGGGGCTATGCCCGCGTGCCCCGATTTGAGCTGCGCTCGGGCCTCACTACGCTGGGCACCGAGCCCGTCAGCCAGGCCGCCGCCGACCAGCGCCGAGGCCGGGCCGGCCGCCTTGGCCCCGGCACCTGCTACCGCCTCTGGACGGAAGCCGAGTTCCGGGAGCTGCCTCACCATCTGGCCCCCGAAATCCTCACCGCCGACCTCAGCTCCTTGGCCTTGGAGCTGGCCCTCTGGGGCACCCGCGACGCGTCTACCCTGCGCTGGCTCGATGCCCCGCCCGCCCCTGCCCTGGCCCAGGCCCGTGACCTGCTGGTGCGTCTGCAGGCCCTTACTGCTGAAGGATTGCCCACCGCCCACGGCCGGGCGCTGGCCGGGCTGGGGCTGGCCCCACGGTTGGCCCACCTGGTGGTGCGGGGGCAGGAAATCGGGCACGGCGCCACGGCCTGCGCCCTGGCCGCTCTACTCACGGAGCGCGACATCCTGCGCCCCGCCGACGGCTCTTATGGGCCGCCTGATTTGCGGCTGCGCCTCGAAGCCCTGCATACCGGCCGGGCCCCTTTGCCGGGGCTAATGCCCGACGCCGGGGCCGTACGCCGCGTGCGCGAAGCCGCCGCCGTACTACGCAGTCGGGTGCAGGCCAAGGGAACTATCGAGCCTGATACCGCCGGCCTGCTGGCAGCCCTAGCTTACCCCGACCGCCTGGCCCAGCGCGAAACGCCGGAGCGCGTGCGTCTCGTGACGGGGCAGCGCGCTACGCTCCCGACCGAGTTTTTCAGTCAGCAGGACGTATTTTTTGCCGTGGCCGCGCTGGAAGGCCTGGTCGCGCAGCCCCGTGCCGGGCTTGCCGCCCCCCCTTTCCCGGACTGA
- a CDS encoding rhodanese-like domain-containing protein, protein MLPELTPADLHARLQRGDALQLIDVRQPDEYAYCRIEGSRLIPLGELPGRAHEIDPEVPAVLICHHGVRSMQALAYLQHRHELTNLLNLRGGIHAWSTQVDSSVAIY, encoded by the coding sequence ATGCTCCCCGAACTCACTCCTGCCGACCTGCACGCCCGCCTGCAGCGCGGCGACGCCCTCCAGCTCATCGACGTGCGCCAGCCCGACGAGTACGCCTACTGCCGCATCGAGGGCAGCCGCCTGATTCCGCTGGGTGAGCTGCCCGGCCGCGCCCACGAAATCGACCCGGAGGTGCCCGCCGTGCTCATCTGTCACCACGGCGTGCGCTCTATGCAGGCCCTGGCCTACCTCCAGCACCGCCACGAGCTGACCAACCTGCTGAATCTGCGGGGCGGCATCCACGCCTGGAGCACGCAGGTAGATTCGTCGGTAGCTATTTATTAA
- the pnuC gene encoding nicotinamide riboside transporter PnuC, which translates to MPSSFFEFLTAAVGQSPLEWVAVLTGFACVWLAARESLWNFPIAIFSCALYVVVYYRAQLYSDSLLQTLFIGLSLYGWYEWLYGGRSKTPLVVTRTRPIEWLVCGLFVAAFTLGFGYYLQRHTDAALPHWDSFTTATSLAAQYLLMRKRLENWWLWIIVDIIYVPILWYKELYPTSGLYALYLGLAAYGYWQWRKSMKKEELPMEL; encoded by the coding sequence GTGCCGTCTTCCTTCTTCGAGTTCCTGACTGCCGCCGTGGGCCAGAGCCCCCTGGAATGGGTGGCCGTGCTCACGGGGTTTGCCTGCGTGTGGCTGGCGGCCCGCGAGTCGCTCTGGAACTTCCCTATTGCCATTTTCAGCTGCGCCCTCTACGTGGTGGTGTACTACCGCGCCCAGCTGTATTCCGATTCGCTGCTGCAAACCCTGTTTATCGGGCTGAGTTTGTACGGCTGGTACGAGTGGCTCTACGGCGGCCGCAGCAAGACGCCGCTGGTCGTGACGCGCACGCGGCCGATAGAGTGGCTGGTTTGCGGGCTGTTTGTGGCCGCTTTCACGTTGGGCTTCGGCTACTACCTGCAGCGCCACACCGATGCCGCCCTACCGCACTGGGACAGTTTTACTACCGCTACCAGCCTGGCCGCGCAGTATCTGCTGATGCGCAAGCGCCTGGAAAATTGGTGGCTCTGGATTATAGTGGACATTATATACGTGCCCATTCTGTGGTACAAGGAGCTATACCCTACCAGCGGCCTGTACGCGCTGTACCTGGGGCTGGCTGCCTACGGCTACTGGCAGTGGCGAAAATCAATGAAGAAGGAGGAATTACCCATGGAGTTATAA